From the Acinetobacter wanghuae genome, one window contains:
- a CDS encoding DUF2218 domain-containing protein: MKSSAHIATLQAARIAKRLSKHWEHKFPVNTATNTIEIEMPKAQLRLSPTLSDLYVEIKAHDESVDLVHLQQVVINHLERMGNERLTTEWH, from the coding sequence ATGAAAAGCTCAGCTCACATTGCAACACTACAAGCCGCACGTATTGCAAAACGCTTATCTAAACATTGGGAACATAAGTTCCCTGTGAACACTGCGACAAATACAATTGAAATTGAGATGCCAAAAGCACAACTACGCCTATCACCGACATTGAGTGATCTATATGTGGAGATCAAAGCGCATGACGAAAGTGTTGATCTCGTTCATTTACAACAAGTCGTAATTAATCATTTAGAACGTATGGGAAATGAACGCTTAACAACCGAATGGCATTAA
- the rpe gene encoding ribulose-phosphate 3-epimerase has translation MSKPFLIAPSILSADFARLGEDVEKVLEAGADVVHFDVMDNHYVPNLTFGAGVCKALKKYGIQAPIDVHLMVKPVDRMIGDFLEAGADIITFHPEASDHIDRSLQLIKAGGAKAGLVFNPATPLHYLDYVLDKVDQVLLMSVNPGFGGQKFIPMTLEKLREARKIIDASGRDIRLEVDGGVGPANIREIAEAGADMFVSGSAIFGKPDYKTVIDEMRLELSKVGQIQL, from the coding sequence ATGTCTAAGCCATTTTTAATCGCACCTTCAATTTTATCTGCCGACTTTGCACGTCTTGGTGAAGACGTTGAAAAAGTGTTGGAAGCAGGCGCAGATGTCGTGCATTTCGACGTGATGGATAACCATTATGTACCGAACCTGACTTTTGGTGCGGGCGTATGTAAAGCCTTAAAAAAATACGGTATCCAAGCACCGATTGATGTGCATTTGATGGTCAAACCTGTGGATCGTATGATTGGCGATTTCCTTGAAGCAGGTGCAGATATTATTACGTTCCACCCTGAAGCGTCAGATCATATTGATCGTTCATTGCAATTGATTAAAGCAGGTGGTGCGAAAGCAGGTTTGGTATTTAACCCTGCAACACCATTACATTACCTTGATTATGTACTTGATAAAGTCGATCAAGTACTCTTAATGAGCGTGAACCCAGGCTTTGGTGGTCAGAAATTTATTCCAATGACCTTAGAGAAGTTACGTGAAGCACGCAAAATCATTGATGCATCAGGTCGTGATATTCGCTTAGAAGTGGATGGCGGCGTTGGTCCTGCAAATATTCGTGAAATTGCTGAAGCGGGTGCGGATATGTTTGTATCTGGTTCAGCAATTTTTGGTAAACCTGATTACAAAACAGTGATTGATGAAATGCGTTTAGAATTATCAAAAGTGGGTCAAATTCAGCTGTAA
- the sugE gene encoding quaternary ammonium compound efflux SMR transporter SugE produces the protein MAWITLILAGLFEIIWAYSMKMSEGFSKLTPSIITIVFMILSFGLLAYAMRTLPLGTAYTIWTGIGAVGSFLVGIMVLGEPATAMRMLAAVLIISGLVLMKLSST, from the coding sequence ATGGCCTGGATTACCCTCATACTGGCAGGATTATTTGAAATTATTTGGGCATATTCAATGAAAATGTCCGAAGGTTTTTCCAAATTAACGCCTAGTATTATTACCATTGTTTTTATGATCCTGAGTTTCGGCTTATTGGCTTATGCCATGCGTACTTTGCCCTTAGGGACGGCATATACCATTTGGACAGGTATTGGGGCAGTGGGATCATTTTTAGTCGGCATTATGGTATTAGGTGAACCTGCAACCGCGATGCGTATGTTGGCTGCTGTTTTGATCATATCGGGTTTAGTGTTGATGAAATTATCTTCAACGTAA
- a CDS encoding methylated-DNA--[protein]-cysteine S-methyltransferase, whose amino-acid sequence MTLNYLYMHSPVGRLQLVADEQALVAVLWECEKANRVRLHHLVENQNNIILIETQKQLSEYFQGYRQRFDLPLKLNGTDFQQQVWRALLNIPYGETRTYKEIALAIGNLKAVRAVGSAIGRNPISIIAPCHRVIGADGKLVGFAGGLANKEILLNLEKTNKI is encoded by the coding sequence ATGACGTTAAATTATCTTTATATGCATTCGCCCGTGGGCAGATTGCAGTTAGTTGCTGATGAACAAGCATTGGTTGCTGTGCTTTGGGAGTGCGAAAAAGCCAATCGCGTTCGCTTGCATCACTTGGTTGAAAATCAGAACAATATTATTTTGATTGAAACCCAAAAGCAGCTTAGTGAATATTTCCAAGGTTACAGACAACGCTTTGATCTACCTTTGAAATTGAATGGTACAGATTTTCAGCAGCAGGTTTGGCGAGCTTTACTTAATATTCCATATGGCGAAACACGCACTTATAAAGAAATTGCTTTAGCCATTGGAAATCTAAAAGCTGTACGTGCTGTAGGTAGTGCTATTGGACGTAATCCAATTTCGATTATTGCACCTTGTCATCGTGTGATTGGTGCTGATGGTAAGTTAGTGGGCTTTGCCGGCGGTTTAGCGAATAAAGAAATACTATTGAATCTTGAAAAGACAAATAAAATTTAA
- a CDS encoding tRNA dihydrouridine synthase, with product MKLVLAPMEGLTDPIMRDVLTSVGSFDWCVTEFIRVTDSILPDHVYHSYCPELLNDGKTASGTPVHVQFLGNNPDIMAANAVKVAEMGAPAIDMNFGCPAKTVNRHRGGSVLLDEPEVVYQLIKAVRDAVPSHIPVSAKMRLGYMDRNFMMENAHAIQGAGAAWVTVHARTKADGYTPPAFWDQLAPIREALNINVIANGEIWNNTDAKQCQLESGCEDLMIGRGAVTTPDITQCIRQNSDDALLGWNDLLALQIRFLNGAYKKEMNMVGRYKQWLGMMSKHYPEAKALWDIVKRIKPLDEIVDHLKFSKI from the coding sequence TTGAAACTTGTTCTTGCACCGATGGAAGGCTTAACCGATCCCATTATGCGTGATGTACTTACGTCTGTTGGAAGCTTTGACTGGTGTGTGACTGAGTTTATCCGTGTCACCGATTCAATTCTGCCCGATCATGTCTATCATAGTTATTGTCCTGAACTGTTAAACGATGGAAAAACAGCATCGGGTACGCCTGTGCATGTACAGTTTTTAGGCAATAATCCTGACATAATGGCCGCCAATGCGGTAAAAGTAGCTGAAATGGGTGCACCTGCAATTGATATGAATTTTGGTTGTCCTGCCAAAACTGTCAATCGACATCGCGGTGGTTCGGTTTTATTAGATGAACCTGAAGTGGTTTACCAGTTAATTAAAGCCGTGCGTGATGCCGTTCCAAGTCATATTCCTGTCTCGGCAAAAATGCGTCTAGGCTATATGGATCGCAATTTCATGATGGAAAATGCGCATGCGATTCAAGGTGCAGGTGCTGCATGGGTCACCGTACATGCACGCACGAAGGCGGACGGTTATACTCCCCCTGCTTTTTGGGATCAATTGGCACCTATTCGTGAAGCTTTAAACATTAATGTGATTGCGAATGGTGAAATTTGGAACAATACTGATGCAAAGCAATGTCAGCTTGAATCAGGTTGTGAAGACCTTATGATTGGTCGTGGCGCTGTGACCACACCGGACATTACTCAATGCATTCGCCAAAATAGTGATGATGCATTACTGGGTTGGAATGATCTATTAGCATTACAAATTCGCTTCTTAAATGGTGCGTATAAAAAAGAAATGAATATGGTGGGACGTTATAAACAATGGCTTGGCATGATGTCTAAGCACTATCCTGAAGCCAAAGCTTTATGGGACATTGTAAAGCGCATCAAACCGCTTGATGAAATTGTCGATCATTTAAAGTTTTCAAAAATTTAA